A DNA window from Myxocyprinus asiaticus isolate MX2 ecotype Aquarium Trade chromosome 15, UBuf_Myxa_2, whole genome shotgun sequence contains the following coding sequences:
- the LOC127452737 gene encoding claudin-12-like — MSCRDIHATNAFSFIIALLSVGGLTVATLIPQWRTTRLLTFNRNAKNVTVYDGLWTKCVRRDGSSGCYYFDADWYTKVDQLDLRLLQFCLPTGLLFSSLALLLCLTGMCKTACCSKTPEDIKNSRCLVNSSGCHLVAGMLFFLSGAIAMPPSVWFLFHTRELNKRYDNLFAVEFGVYVAIGSAGGLILAALLMFMWYCMCKKLPSPFWLPLPEVPEMTNSLSAQPLMTNGLPSPVTYVPHSFPPALLDAPSFVPAMGYPQPVSTQPLPPHVYMPQMSVPDGYGSEVGASQAYSYAPSQSYAPSQGYAPSQSYAPSQGYAPSQRYAGHRYSTRSHMSGIEIDIPVLTE, encoded by the exons ATGTCTTGCCGTGACATTCACGCCACCAATGCGTTTTCCTTTATCATTGCACTGCTGTCGGTGGGCGGTTTGACAGTCGCTACGCTCATCCCTCAGTGGAGAACCACACGACTTCTAACCTTTAACCGCAATGCCAAAAATGTCACCGTGTACGATGGCCTGTGGACCAAGTGTGTGCGGCGAGATGGTTCATCAGGTTGTTATTACTTTGATGCAGACTGGTACACTAAAGTAGACCAGCTGGACCTCAGACTGTTGCAGTTCTGTTTACCTACTG GTCTGTTGTTTTCTAGCTTGGCTCTTCTTCTCTGTCTCACTGGCATGTGTAAAACCGCTTGCTGCTCAAAGACCCCAGAGGACATCAAGAACAGCCGGTGCTTGGTCAACAGTTCAGGGTGCCATCTAGTGGCTGGAATGCTTTTTTTTCTAAGCGGGGCAATCGCCATGCCGCCCTCTGTCTGGTTCCTGTTCCACACACGAGAACTCAACAAACGCTATGATAATCTGTTTGCGGTGGAGTTTGGGGTCTATGTGGCCATTGGCAGTGCTGGTGGGCTGATCTTAGCTGCTCTGCTGATGTTCATGTGGTATTGTATGTGTAAGAAACTGCCTTCACCCTTTTGGTTGCCTCTCCCTGAGGTACCCGAAATGACCAACAGCCTCTCAGCGCAGCCCCTCATGACCAATGGCCTGCCCTCTCCCGTGACCTACGTGCCTCATAGTTTTCCTCCTGCTCTCCTGGATGCCCCCTCTTTTGTCCCAGCAATGGGTTACCCTCAGCCTGTATCCACACAGCCTCTGCCACCCCATGTCTATATGCCACAGATGTCTGTGCCGGATGGTTACGGATCAGAAGTTGGAGCCTCACAGGCATATAGTTATGCCCCCTCTCAAAGCTACGCCCCTTCACAGGGATATGCCCCCTCTCAAAGCTACGCCCCTTCTCAGGGATACGCACCCTCACAGAGGTATGCTGGGCACCGCTACTCTACACGCTCCCATATGTCAGGCATTGAGATTGACATCCCTGTCCTTACAGAGTGA